One segment of Cataglyphis hispanica isolate Lineage 1 chromosome 23, ULB_Chis1_1.0, whole genome shotgun sequence DNA contains the following:
- the LOC126857988 gene encoding protein diaphanous isoform X4 yields MSGSQKIQRRKTWYHKAEAGIEKLDTWFGRPKKAGRGTGTRGYSGSNTMPRPHSGDDINEIEQQRCIIERMDEETVNDRFEEMLANMNLTEEKKEPLRQQSESKKKEMLVLHYKGSIQENRSKFDKPADYIQYLAQPDLSVNKIYNCIESLRIALTNNPLSWVQEFGTKGLKQVLATLNECYRNDNRYERIQYECIRCLKAIMNNTVGIKEMLAHHEALTIVARSLEPTKPSVMSEAVKLLGAVCLISSDSHKKVLDAITMNGEFKGRERFLPIVQGLMNKKNENLRVVCLQLINSIISSAEDLDFRLHLRNEVMRVGLADILEMLEKDESEDLATHLKIFNDHKEEDYEEFVQRFDNVRLELDDVNDCFEVVKNMVMDTTAEPYFLSILQHLLFIRDDALVRTAYYKLIEECISQIVLHRSGCDPDFSATKRFQIDVQPLIDTLVEKSRAEEERRLVEVTQKLEEAIASRQEAEAKLQHAENKIKELEQGTAKSGNSRTAICPPPPPMPGIGGSLPPPPPPLPGGFGPPPPPMPGMTCPPPPPMPGSKGPPPPPMPGKGGPPPPPMPGMGPPPPPMMGGLSPPTQIQVLPPGLKPKKKWEVDGPLKRANWKAILPHRLTEKSFWTKVQEDRLASPEILDGLAQKFASKPSGKKMDDVVDKSATTKKVKDLKVLDSKAAQNICILLGGTLKHMPYTEVKRCLFRCEGPVISDNILQGLIQYLPPPDQLSKLQMYKDQYNDLTEAEQFCVTISTIKRLLPRLRSLSFMLRYEELVQDVKPDIVAATAACEEVKNSKKFARILELILLLGNYMNSGSKNGQAFGFEISFLTKLTSTKDIDNKQTLMHYLVDTIERKFPECLNFIEELAHVDRASRVSLENVQRTLRQMETNIRNLEQDLSNAKVPQCDEDFFIDVMKPFAKKARESYEILQNMFKNMDSLYTDISEFFSFDKQKYTIEEFFGDIKTFKDDFLQSQKEIIKLKEGEEKQRRAREAREKAEVEKAARAARKRALVDMNAHETQEGVMDSLMEALQTGSAFSRPDQRRKRQTRVAGAERRAQLNRSRSRTGLVGSGLLGRELSTELLSSA; encoded by the exons ATGTCTGGATCCCAAAAAATCCAAAGAAGAAAAACTTGGTATCACAAAGCCGAGGCCGGAATCGAAAAG TTGGACACATGGTTCGGTCGACCGAAAAAAGCCGGTCGCGGGACTGGGACGCGTGGCTATTCGGGCAGCAACACCATGCCCAGGCCACATTCCGGCGACGACATCAACGAGATCGAACAACAGCGTTGCATCATCGAGAGGATGGATGAGGAGACAGTGAACGACAGATTCGAGGAAATGCTA GCCAATATGAATCTAActgaggaaaagaaagaaccCTTGCGCCAGCAATCGGagtcaaaaaagaaagagatgttGGTATTGCACTACAAAGGCAGTATACAGGAGAATCGATCAAAATTCGACAAGCCGGCAGACTATATACAATATCTGGCGCAACCCGATTTAAGTGTCAACAAGATCTACAATTGCATCGAATCCCTCAGGATCGCGCTCACTAACAATCCGCTCAGCTGGGTGCAGGAGTTTGGCACTAAAGGGCTCAAGCAAGTTTTGGCTACTCTCAATGAGTGTTATCGAAA TGACAACCGTTATGAGCGAATACAATACGAATGTATTCGTTGTTTAAAGGCAATCATGAATAATACCGTTggtataaaagaaatgttggCTCATCACGAAGCTCTTACGATCGTAGCCAGATCACTGGAGCCGACGAAACCGTCCGTAATGTCCGAAGCTGTAAAGTTACTCGGCGCGGTGTGTCTCATATCGAGCGATAGTCACAAAAAAGTTTTAGATGCAATTACTATGAACGGCGAGTTCAAAGGTCGGGAAAGATTTTTGCCGATCGTACAAGGgttgatgaataaaaaaaatgaaaatttaagg GTAGTATGTCTTCAACTCATAAACTCGATAATATCGTCCGCCGAGGATCTAGATTTTCGCTTACATCTCAGAAATGAAGTAATGCGAGTCGGTTTAGCTGACATTCTCGAAATGTTAGAAAAAGATGAGTCGGAAGATTTGGCgacgcatttaaaaatttttaatgatcacAAAGAGGAGGATTATGAAGAATTTGTACAAAGATTTGACAATGTACGTTTAGAATTAGACGACGTTAATGACTGTTTCGAAGTAGTTAAAAATATGGTAATGGATACTACTGCTGAGCCATACTTCTTATCTATACTTCAACaccttttatttattcgagatGATGCTTTGGTTCG AACGGCATATTATAAACTTATCGAGGAATGTATATCGCAAATCGTATTGCATCGTTCAGGCTGTGATCCAGATTTCAGCGCGACGAAGCGCTTCCAGATTGACGTACAACCGTTAATCGATACCCTAGTCGAGAAATCACGGGCTGAGGAGGAACGCCGGTTGGTAGAAGTAACGCAAAAGCTAGAAGAAGCTATAGCTAGTCGACAAGAAGCCGAAGCGAAGCTTCAGCATGCGGAAAACAAGATCAAGGAACTGGAGCAGGGAACGGCAAAGTCTGGCAACTCT AGAACTGCTATATGTCCGCCTCCACCACCTATGCCAGGCATAGGCGGATCACTGCCACCGCCACCACCTCCTCTTCCCGGTGGTTTTGGTCCACCTCCACCACCAATGCCCGGCATGACATGTCCACCTCCGCCACCTATGCCTGGCTCGAAAGGACCTCCACCTCCACCTATGCCTGGAAAGGGAGGACCTCCGCCACCACCAATGCCAGGGATGGGTCCTCCACCGCCACCAATGATGGGAGGATTATCTCCACCGACTCAAATACAGGTTTTGCCTCCCGGACTAAAACCGAAAAAGAAGTGGGAGGTAGACGGACCACTAAAAAGAGCGAACTGGAAGGCG ATTTTGCCTCATAGATTAACAGAAAAATCATTTTGGACAAAAGTACAAGAAGATAGATTAGCTAGTCCAGAAATATTGGATGGCCTCGCGCAAAAATTTGCATCAAAACCAAGTGGGAAAAAAATGGACGATGTTGTTGATAA GTCAGCAACAACGAAGAAAGTAAAAGATCTCAAAGTTTTGGACAGTAAAGCGgctcaaaatatatgtatacttctTGGTGGCACACTAAAGCACATGCCTTATACAGAAGTAAAAAGATGCTTATTTAGATGCGAGGGACCAGTTATCtctgataatatattgcaaggattaattcaatatttaccaCCACCGGATCAATTATCGAAGTTACAGATGTACAAGGACCAGTACAATGATTTGACTGAAGCGGAGCAATTCTGTGTTACA ATATCTACAATAAAAAGGTTACTGCCCAGATTAAGATCATTAAGCTTTATGTTACGATATGAAGAGCTGGTACAAGATGTGAAACCTGACATAGTAGCAGCTACAGCAGCATGTGAAGAAGTGAAGAATAGCAAAAAGTTTGCACGGATACtcgaattaatattgttactcGGCAATTATATGAATTCCGGTTCCAAAAATGGCCAAGCATTTGGATTTGAAATTAGCTTCCTTACAAAg ttaacTAGTACTAAAGATATCGATAACAAACAAACTCTTATGCATTATTTGGTGGATacgatagaaagaaaattccCGGAATGTCTCAACTTTATTGAAGAATTGGCACATGTAGATCGCGCTAGCCGAGTATCTTTGGAAAATGTTCAGCGGACATTACGTCAAATGGAAACCAATATTCGTAATCTCGAACAAGATCTTTCGAATGCCAAGGTTCCACAATGTGATGAGGACTTCTTTATAGATGTTATGAAA CCATTCGCCAAGAAAGCCAGGGAATCTTACGAAATCTTGCagaatatgtttaaaaatatggatTCCTTATACACGGACATCtccgaatttttttctttcgacaaACAAAAGTACACTATAGAGGAATTCTTCGGCGATATCAAAACGTTCAAAGATGATTTCTTG CAATCACAGAAGGAGATAATAAAACTGAAGGAAGGCGAGGAAAAGCAGAGACGAGCAAGAGAAGCGCGCGAAAAAGCGGAAGTGGAAAAGGCGGCTCGAGCCGCACGCAAACGCGCGTTAGTCGATATGAATGCACACGAAACGCAGGAAGGCGTTATGGATAGTCTGATGGAAGCATTGCAGACTGGATCGGCCTTCAGTCGACCGGATCAACGACGCAAACGGCAGACGCGTGTAGCTGGTG CGGAAAGGAGAGCGCAGTTAAATAGGAGTCGATCACGTACCGGATTAGTCGGATCTGGTTTACTAGGAAGAGAACTTTCGAC AGAGCTTTTAAGTTCGGCATAA
- the LOC126857988 gene encoding protein diaphanous isoform X3, whose product MITDWLDTWFGRPKKAGRGTGTRGYSGSNTMPRPHSGDDINEIEQQRCIIERMDEETVNDRFEEMLANMNLTEEKKEPLRQQSESKKKEMLVLHYKGSIQENRSKFDKPADYIQYLAQPDLSVNKIYNCIESLRIALTNNPLSWVQEFGTKGLKQVLATLNECYRNDNRYERIQYECIRCLKAIMNNTVGIKEMLAHHEALTIVARSLEPTKPSVMSEAVKLLGAVCLISSDSHKKVLDAITMNGEFKGRERFLPIVQGLMNKKNENLRVVCLQLINSIISSAEDLDFRLHLRNEVMRVGLADILEMLEKDESEDLATHLKIFNDHKEEDYEEFVQRFDNVRLELDDVNDCFEVVKNMVMDTTAEPYFLSILQHLLFIRDDALVRTAYYKLIEECISQIVLHRSGCDPDFSATKRFQIDVQPLIDTLVEKSRAEEERRLVEVTQKLEEAIASRQEAEAKLQHAENKIKELEQGTAKSGNSRTAICPPPPPMPGIGGSLPPPPPPLPGGFGPPPPPMPGMTCPPPPPMPGSKGPPPPPMPGKGGPPPPPMPGMGPPPPPMMGGLSPPTQIQVLPPGLKPKKKWEVDGPLKRANWKAILPHRLTEKSFWTKVQEDRLASPEILDGLAQKFASKPSGKKMDDVVDKSATTKKVKDLKVLDSKAAQNICILLGGTLKHMPYTEVKRCLFRCEGPVISDNILQGLIQYLPPPDQLSKLQMYKDQYNDLTEAEQFCVTISTIKRLLPRLRSLSFMLRYEELVQDVKPDIVAATAACEEVKNSKKFARILELILLLGNYMNSGSKNGQAFGFEISFLTKLTSTKDIDNKQTLMHYLVDTIERKFPECLNFIEELAHVDRASRVSLENVQRTLRQMETNIRNLEQDLSNAKVPQCDEDFFIDVMKPFAKKARESYEILQNMFKNMDSLYTDISEFFSFDKQKYTIEEFFGDIKTFKDDFLQSQKEIIKLKEGEEKQRRAREAREKAEVEKAARAARKRALVDMNAHETQEGVMDSLMEALQTGSAFSRPDQRRKRQTRVAGGKFYRTYIWRRIVKRDQAAQSFTNTLSTKLMYEYENVTPTQTVRHDIISNRIMTKLCTTDDSSFITPEENQELYKRMLLDEAKKTPKQIKRSPRVTFFQKKRQCSRCNLPFYTAMPVFDETPKRDILLKTVTNFESRRINIDWELSPLVGENVSLKRAHIISPVKQKRVVVNKIRKRNSIVRRAILNRKRIHASNKSAKRCRLRYSLQSPPNMSSTMPPVMNSSIISSNSIKSAKMSRTIDGFHTRILKAAYTPIKLLRSKNFENLTRHNETQNILDMKNKSLNSSISTQFLSTDQIINAQSPLLIEMSGITLLSENSPLHLIKPNSIYTEKNNLNISGKTFEKLTNTYEPFVLKASSPKNNYHKMKKPKDRLWKKKWKFWQASNISTI is encoded by the exons ATGATCACGGATTGG TTGGACACATGGTTCGGTCGACCGAAAAAAGCCGGTCGCGGGACTGGGACGCGTGGCTATTCGGGCAGCAACACCATGCCCAGGCCACATTCCGGCGACGACATCAACGAGATCGAACAACAGCGTTGCATCATCGAGAGGATGGATGAGGAGACAGTGAACGACAGATTCGAGGAAATGCTA GCCAATATGAATCTAActgaggaaaagaaagaaccCTTGCGCCAGCAATCGGagtcaaaaaagaaagagatgttGGTATTGCACTACAAAGGCAGTATACAGGAGAATCGATCAAAATTCGACAAGCCGGCAGACTATATACAATATCTGGCGCAACCCGATTTAAGTGTCAACAAGATCTACAATTGCATCGAATCCCTCAGGATCGCGCTCACTAACAATCCGCTCAGCTGGGTGCAGGAGTTTGGCACTAAAGGGCTCAAGCAAGTTTTGGCTACTCTCAATGAGTGTTATCGAAA TGACAACCGTTATGAGCGAATACAATACGAATGTATTCGTTGTTTAAAGGCAATCATGAATAATACCGTTggtataaaagaaatgttggCTCATCACGAAGCTCTTACGATCGTAGCCAGATCACTGGAGCCGACGAAACCGTCCGTAATGTCCGAAGCTGTAAAGTTACTCGGCGCGGTGTGTCTCATATCGAGCGATAGTCACAAAAAAGTTTTAGATGCAATTACTATGAACGGCGAGTTCAAAGGTCGGGAAAGATTTTTGCCGATCGTACAAGGgttgatgaataaaaaaaatgaaaatttaagg GTAGTATGTCTTCAACTCATAAACTCGATAATATCGTCCGCCGAGGATCTAGATTTTCGCTTACATCTCAGAAATGAAGTAATGCGAGTCGGTTTAGCTGACATTCTCGAAATGTTAGAAAAAGATGAGTCGGAAGATTTGGCgacgcatttaaaaatttttaatgatcacAAAGAGGAGGATTATGAAGAATTTGTACAAAGATTTGACAATGTACGTTTAGAATTAGACGACGTTAATGACTGTTTCGAAGTAGTTAAAAATATGGTAATGGATACTACTGCTGAGCCATACTTCTTATCTATACTTCAACaccttttatttattcgagatGATGCTTTGGTTCG AACGGCATATTATAAACTTATCGAGGAATGTATATCGCAAATCGTATTGCATCGTTCAGGCTGTGATCCAGATTTCAGCGCGACGAAGCGCTTCCAGATTGACGTACAACCGTTAATCGATACCCTAGTCGAGAAATCACGGGCTGAGGAGGAACGCCGGTTGGTAGAAGTAACGCAAAAGCTAGAAGAAGCTATAGCTAGTCGACAAGAAGCCGAAGCGAAGCTTCAGCATGCGGAAAACAAGATCAAGGAACTGGAGCAGGGAACGGCAAAGTCTGGCAACTCT AGAACTGCTATATGTCCGCCTCCACCACCTATGCCAGGCATAGGCGGATCACTGCCACCGCCACCACCTCCTCTTCCCGGTGGTTTTGGTCCACCTCCACCACCAATGCCCGGCATGACATGTCCACCTCCGCCACCTATGCCTGGCTCGAAAGGACCTCCACCTCCACCTATGCCTGGAAAGGGAGGACCTCCGCCACCACCAATGCCAGGGATGGGTCCTCCACCGCCACCAATGATGGGAGGATTATCTCCACCGACTCAAATACAGGTTTTGCCTCCCGGACTAAAACCGAAAAAGAAGTGGGAGGTAGACGGACCACTAAAAAGAGCGAACTGGAAGGCG ATTTTGCCTCATAGATTAACAGAAAAATCATTTTGGACAAAAGTACAAGAAGATAGATTAGCTAGTCCAGAAATATTGGATGGCCTCGCGCAAAAATTTGCATCAAAACCAAGTGGGAAAAAAATGGACGATGTTGTTGATAA GTCAGCAACAACGAAGAAAGTAAAAGATCTCAAAGTTTTGGACAGTAAAGCGgctcaaaatatatgtatacttctTGGTGGCACACTAAAGCACATGCCTTATACAGAAGTAAAAAGATGCTTATTTAGATGCGAGGGACCAGTTATCtctgataatatattgcaaggattaattcaatatttaccaCCACCGGATCAATTATCGAAGTTACAGATGTACAAGGACCAGTACAATGATTTGACTGAAGCGGAGCAATTCTGTGTTACA ATATCTACAATAAAAAGGTTACTGCCCAGATTAAGATCATTAAGCTTTATGTTACGATATGAAGAGCTGGTACAAGATGTGAAACCTGACATAGTAGCAGCTACAGCAGCATGTGAAGAAGTGAAGAATAGCAAAAAGTTTGCACGGATACtcgaattaatattgttactcGGCAATTATATGAATTCCGGTTCCAAAAATGGCCAAGCATTTGGATTTGAAATTAGCTTCCTTACAAAg ttaacTAGTACTAAAGATATCGATAACAAACAAACTCTTATGCATTATTTGGTGGATacgatagaaagaaaattccCGGAATGTCTCAACTTTATTGAAGAATTGGCACATGTAGATCGCGCTAGCCGAGTATCTTTGGAAAATGTTCAGCGGACATTACGTCAAATGGAAACCAATATTCGTAATCTCGAACAAGATCTTTCGAATGCCAAGGTTCCACAATGTGATGAGGACTTCTTTATAGATGTTATGAAA CCATTCGCCAAGAAAGCCAGGGAATCTTACGAAATCTTGCagaatatgtttaaaaatatggatTCCTTATACACGGACATCtccgaatttttttctttcgacaaACAAAAGTACACTATAGAGGAATTCTTCGGCGATATCAAAACGTTCAAAGATGATTTCTTG CAATCACAGAAGGAGATAATAAAACTGAAGGAAGGCGAGGAAAAGCAGAGACGAGCAAGAGAAGCGCGCGAAAAAGCGGAAGTGGAAAAGGCGGCTCGAGCCGCACGCAAACGCGCGTTAGTCGATATGAATGCACACGAAACGCAGGAAGGCGTTATGGATAGTCTGATGGAAGCATTGCAGACTGGATCGGCCTTCAGTCGACCGGATCAACGACGCAAACGGCAGACGCGTGTAGCTGGTGGTAAGTTCTATAGAACATACATCTGGAGACGAATAGTGAAGAGGGATCAAGCAGCTCAATCGTTTACTAATACTTTATCGACTAAGCTAATGTACGAATATGAAAATGTAACTCCAACTCAGACTGTGCGACACGATATAATTTCGAACAGGATTATGACTAAATTATGTACGACGGATGATTCGAGCTTTATCACACCGGAAGAGAATCAGGAGCTGTACAAGCGTATGTTGCTAGACGAGGCCAAAAAAACACCTAAGCAGATAAAGCGTTCGCCTAGAGTCACAttctttcagaaaaaaagacaatgtAGCCGTTGTAATCTTCCGTTTTATACAGCGATGCCAGTATTCGATGAAACAccgaaaagagatattttgttaaaaacagTTACGAACTTCGAGTCCAGACGCATTAATATTGATTGGGAATTAAGCCCGTTAGTCGGTGAAAACGTCTCTCTTAAACGAGCACATATAATTAGTCCGGTCAAACAAAAACGCGTTGTAGTCAACAAGATACGCAAGAGAAATAGCATTGTGCGCCGCGCTATATTGAATCGTAAACGTATACACGCGAGCAATAAAAGTGCAAAACGCTGTAGATTGCGCTATTCTTTGCAAAGTCCACCTAATATGAGTAGTACTATGCCACCGGTCATGAACTCGTCAATTATAAGTTCGAATTCCATAAAAAGTGCAAAAATGTCAAGAACAATCGATGGTTTTCATACTAGAATACTTAAAGCAGCATATACTCCGATAAAACTTTTAAGgtcgaaaaattttgaaaatctaaCGCGACATAATGAAACTCAAAACATAttagatatgaaaaataaatctttaaactcCAGCATATCTACACAGTTTTTAAGTACCGATCAGATAATTAACGCGCAATCgccattattaattgaaatgagtggaattacattattatcggAAAATAGTCcattgcatttaataaaaccaaattctatttatactgAAAAGAACAATCTGAATATATCTGGGAAAACGTTTGAAAAACTCACAAATACGTACGAGCCATTTGTTTTGAAAGCAAGCAgtccaaaaaataattatcataaaatgaaaaaaccaAAAGATAGATTATggaaaaagaaatggaaattttGGCAGGCATCTAACATAAGcactatatga